The proteins below come from a single Pedobacter aquae genomic window:
- a CDS encoding glycoside hydrolase family 43 protein: MMITHFKKSIVIGVAILALNNNAFCFDKQELKDSLVKVGNPIIKDKFTADPAALVYQDKVYLYTGHDVAAKGENRYVMHEWLCYSSSDMVNWKEHKVPLKTTDFSWAKDDAWASQVIEKNGKFYWFVSISHATIHGKAIGVAVSDSPTGPFKDALGKALITNDMTTDVKISWDDIDPSVIIDDDGRAYLFWGNTKCRYVKLKDNMIELDGPIKTIDVPNFTEAPWIHKRKGWYYLSYAYEFPEKIAYAMSRSIHGPWEFKGIINEIAGNSNTNHQAIINFKGKDYFIYHNGALAADAGSFHRSVCIDNLYYNKDGSIKRVIMTTEGIKPVK; the protein is encoded by the coding sequence ATGATGATAACTCATTTTAAAAAATCTATAGTTATTGGTGTAGCTATTTTAGCTTTAAATAACAATGCTTTTTGCTTTGATAAACAAGAGCTTAAAGATAGCTTAGTAAAGGTTGGTAATCCCATCATTAAAGATAAGTTTACGGCAGACCCCGCAGCTTTAGTTTATCAGGATAAGGTGTATTTATACACTGGGCATGATGTGGCTGCTAAAGGCGAAAACCGTTATGTAATGCATGAGTGGCTTTGCTATTCTTCTAGCGATATGGTAAACTGGAAAGAGCATAAAGTACCTTTAAAAACTACCGATTTTTCTTGGGCAAAAGACGATGCTTGGGCCTCACAAGTGATAGAAAAAAATGGTAAATTTTATTGGTTTGTTTCTATTTCTCATGCTACTATACATGGTAAAGCTATAGGCGTTGCCGTTTCTGATAGCCCAACAGGGCCATTTAAAGATGCTTTAGGGAAAGCTTTAATTACCAACGATATGACAACTGATGTTAAAATAAGTTGGGATGATATAGACCCTTCTGTTATCATTGATGATGATGGGCGAGCTTATCTTTTTTGGGGTAATACCAAATGTAGGTATGTGAAATTAAAAGATAATATGATAGAATTGGATGGTCCTATTAAAACCATTGATGTGCCTAACTTTACTGAAGCCCCATGGATACATAAAAGAAAAGGTTGGTATTACCTGTCTTATGCATACGAGTTTCCAGAGAAAATCGCTTACGCCATGAGTAGAAGCATCCATGGGCCTTGGGAGTTTAAAGGCATCATAAATGAAATTGCCGGAAACAGTAATACCAATCATCAAGCTATCATCAATTTTAAAGGAAAAGACTATTTTATTTACCATAATGGGGCTTTAGCAGCCGATGCAGGTAGCTTTCACCGTTCGGTTTGTATAGATAATTTATATTATAATAAAGATGGGTCTATCAAAAGAGTAATCATGACCACAGAAGGCATTAAACCAGTTAAATAA
- a CDS encoding alpha-N-arabinofuranosidase, producing MKLKSLRLLFVLTTAFAFSAIAQQQANEITLKPKESKTKISKHIYGHFAEHLGRCIYDGFYIGEENKVIPNTNGVRNDIIAALKNLNIPNLRWPGGCFADTYHWKDGIGPKKDRPSIVNTWWGGVTENNSFGTHDFLNMCELLNTEPYLAGNLATGTVQELSDWVQYVNFNGDSPMSKLRRANGRDTAWKVKFWGVGNEAWGCGGNMKPDYYANEYRKYATFMTDWENSSKVFRIASGANGGDYNWTETLMKNIPRNLIEGIALHHYANVTWSKKGSATQFSEQQYFATMKSALHMEELVIKHSAIMDKYDPDKKIALVVDEWGGWYEVEPGTNPGFLYQQNTIRDAMIAGVTLNVFNNHAERVRMANLAQTVNVLQAVILTEKEKMILTPTYHVLEMYKVHQDATLIPLSINTQEYALGDEKLPALSASASIDKNGVTHITLVNIDAKKTHELKINIQDQAYKTISGRIVNSAKLNDFNSFQNPDLIKPAVFKDAQLKGNQIQVVLPAHSVVVLALK from the coding sequence ATGAAACTCAAATCATTGAGATTACTTTTTGTTTTAACTACAGCCTTCGCTTTTTCTGCGATAGCACAACAACAGGCTAATGAAATTACACTGAAGCCTAAAGAATCTAAAACCAAAATCAGTAAACACATTTATGGTCATTTTGCCGAACATTTAGGTAGATGTATTTATGATGGTTTTTACATTGGTGAAGAAAATAAAGTTATCCCCAACACCAACGGGGTCAGAAATGATATTATAGCTGCTCTTAAAAATCTAAATATCCCAAATTTAAGATGGCCAGGAGGTTGTTTTGCAGATACCTACCATTGGAAAGATGGAATTGGCCCTAAAAAAGACCGTCCATCTATCGTAAATACTTGGTGGGGCGGTGTAACAGAAAATAACAGCTTTGGTACGCATGATTTTTTAAACATGTGCGAGCTATTAAATACAGAGCCTTATTTAGCAGGTAATTTAGCTACCGGAACCGTACAAGAGCTTTCAGACTGGGTACAGTATGTGAATTTTAACGGCGATAGCCCCATGTCTAAATTAAGAAGAGCAAATGGCAGAGATACCGCTTGGAAAGTAAAATTTTGGGGTGTTGGTAACGAAGCTTGGGGTTGTGGAGGTAACATGAAGCCAGATTATTATGCTAATGAATACCGTAAGTATGCAACTTTCATGACAGATTGGGAAAATTCTTCTAAAGTATTTAGGATTGCTTCTGGCGCTAATGGCGGAGATTACAATTGGACTGAAACATTGATGAAAAACATCCCAAGAAACTTAATTGAAGGTATCGCATTACACCATTACGCCAATGTAACTTGGAGTAAAAAGGGTTCTGCTACACAGTTTTCTGAGCAACAATATTTTGCAACCATGAAAAGCGCTTTACACATGGAAGAGCTGGTAATTAAGCATTCTGCAATTATGGATAAATATGATCCTGATAAGAAAATTGCCTTGGTTGTAGACGAGTGGGGTGGTTGGTACGAGGTAGAGCCAGGCACTAATCCAGGCTTTTTATATCAACAAAATACCATTCGTGATGCCATGATAGCTGGTGTTACCCTTAACGTCTTTAATAATCATGCAGAAAGAGTACGTATGGCTAATTTAGCACAAACCGTTAACGTATTGCAAGCAGTTATTTTAACAGAAAAAGAGAAGATGATTTTAACACCCACTTATCACGTTTTAGAAATGTATAAGGTTCATCAAGATGCAACTTTAATCCCTTTAAGCATAAATACCCAAGAATATGCTTTAGGCGATGAAAAACTGCCAGCTTTATCAGCGTCTGCATCAATAGATAAAAATGGGGTTACGCATATTACTTTGGTAAATATAGATGCTAAAAAAACGCATGAATTAAAAATCAATATTCAAGATCAAGCCTATAAAACCATTTCAGGAAGAATTGTAAACTCGGCAAAATTGAATGATTTTAATAGTTTTCAAAATCCAGATTTAATTAAGCCCGCTGTTTTTAAAGATGCTCAGTTAAAAGGCAATCAAATTCAGGTGGTTTTACCTGCTCATAGTGTTGTGGTTTTGGCCCTAAAATAA